From Desulfobaccales bacterium, the proteins below share one genomic window:
- a CDS encoding hydrogenase iron-sulfur subunit, which yields MSDNFEPVILGFLCNWCAYAGADLAGVSRLQYPPNLRVIRVNCSGMVHPNLVVHALTKGVDGVLVMGUHLGDCHYLEGNHKAQARGEATSLVLEDLGIDPERYAVAWVSSAEAPQFAEIVRNFVGQIRELGPNPCRPAQASAA from the coding sequence ATGTCGGATAATTTTGAACCAGTCATTCTCGGGTTTCTCTGTAACTGGTGCGCTTATGCCGGGGCCGACCTGGCCGGCGTCTCCCGGCTGCAATACCCCCCAAATCTTAGGGTAATCCGGGTGAATTGTTCCGGGATGGTCCACCCCAACCTGGTGGTGCACGCCTTGACCAAGGGCGTCGACGGCGTCCTGGTCATGGGGTGACACTTGGGCGACTGTCATTACCTGGAAGGTAATCACAAAGCTCAAGCCCGTGGAGAGGCCACCAGCCTGGTTTTGGAAGATCTGGGGATCGACCCGGAGCGGTATGCGGTGGCATGGGTCTCTTCCGCTGAGGCCCCTCAGTTCGCCGAAATCGTCCGCAATTTTGTAGGCCAGATCAGGGAACTGGGCCCCAATCCCTGTCGTCCGGCCCAAGCCAGCGCCGCGTGA
- a CDS encoding helix-turn-helix domain-containing protein, whose amino-acid sequence MSSIADIYRKYQISESLYYRWWDKFLEAGSRALASRNGSDPEAAVKARISDLERIIGKQAVKIEILKEISE is encoded by the coding sequence TTGAGTTCTATTGCGGATATCTATCGTAAGTATCAGATCAGCGAAAGCCTTTACTACCGCTGGTGGGACAAGTTCTTGGAAGCTGGGAGTCGGGCTTTGGCTTCTCGGAATGGTTCTGATCCTGAGGCGGCGGTGAAGGCCAGAATTTCTGACCTGGAGCGGATTATTGGCAAACAGGCCGTGAAGATCGAGATTTTAAAAGAAATTTCCGAGTAG
- a CDS encoding Coenzyme F420 hydrogenase/dehydrogenase, beta subunit C-terminal domain codes for MKTFFNLIQEVQKPGLCHHCGGCVTFCTAINYGALELGEDGKPRYKDIEKCIECGLCYSICPEIGELDEETKRQVAWSAPMGRILGTTVSRALNPEVRDRATDGGVVTALLLHLFDLGRIDGAIVTRQVGLFRRQPWLATSREEILEAAGFHFDTSHGMSLFSEVYSTFSPSIVELDDVAKKRLSRVAFVGTPCQINSLRRMEALGIVPSGTIKFHLGLFCTGNFHFGPEQRQRLEQIGKFHWAEVRKVNVKEDLLIHLTDGQVRQIPLDQLDFMKRYACHYCDDYAAEFADLSFGGIGAPEGWTTVISRTPLGRAILADANGVDLEPYNHRDNPQFAAQALETVLEWSDKKKFQASGKHQELEVSVQVKKG; via the coding sequence ATGAAGACCTTTTTCAATCTCATTCAAGAGGTCCAGAAACCTGGTCTCTGCCATCACTGCGGCGGCTGCGTCACCTTTTGCACCGCCATCAATTACGGCGCCCTGGAGTTGGGGGAGGACGGCAAACCCCGCTACAAGGATATCGAGAAGTGTATCGAGTGCGGCCTGTGCTACTCCATCTGCCCGGAGATCGGCGAATTGGACGAGGAAACCAAGCGCCAGGTGGCCTGGAGCGCACCCATGGGCCGCATCCTGGGCACCACCGTTTCCCGCGCCCTGAACCCCGAGGTCCGGGACCGGGCCACCGACGGCGGCGTGGTCACCGCCCTGCTCCTGCATCTCTTTGATCTGGGACGCATCGACGGCGCTATCGTCACCCGCCAAGTAGGCCTGTTCCGGCGCCAGCCCTGGCTGGCCACCAGCCGGGAGGAAATCCTGGAGGCCGCCGGCTTCCACTTCGACACCTCCCACGGCATGAGCCTCTTTTCCGAGGTCTACTCCACCTTTTCCCCGTCCATCGTGGAATTGGATGACGTTGCCAAAAAGCGCCTCAGCCGGGTAGCCTTTGTGGGCACCCCCTGCCAGATCAATTCGCTGCGGCGCATGGAGGCCCTGGGGATCGTCCCGTCCGGCACCATCAAGTTCCATCTGGGCCTGTTCTGCACCGGCAACTTCCACTTCGGCCCGGAGCAGCGCCAGCGGTTGGAACAGATCGGCAAGTTCCACTGGGCCGAGGTGCGCAAGGTCAACGTCAAGGAAGACCTGCTCATCCACCTCACCGATGGCCAGGTGCGCCAGATTCCTTTGGATCAGTTGGACTTCATGAAGCGCTACGCCTGCCACTACTGCGATGATTACGCCGCGGAGTTTGCCGACCTCTCTTTCGGCGGCATCGGAGCCCCGGAGGGCTGGACCACGGTGATCAGCCGTACGCCCTTGGGCCGCGCCATTCTGGCCGATGCCAACGGGGTGGACCTGGAACCTTACAACCACCGGGACAATCCCCAGTTCGCCGCCCAGGCCCTGGAGACCGTCTTGGAATGGTCCGACAAGAAGAAGTTCCAGGCCTCGGGAAAACATCAAGAACTGGAAGTATCCGTCCAGGTGAAAAAAGGATAG
- a CDS encoding Ni/Fe hydrogenase subunit alpha codes for MEAKCINANADDAFVHGGGTAKKVINIQPITRIEGHARIAIQLDEDGNVTDSRLNVMALRGFEKFIEGRPAEEVPRIVNRICGICPWMHHTASNKAVDGCFGAIVPPAGKKLRELMQVMAQINDKILHFFFLAAPDFILGPGADYSVRNVLGIVQANPELARQVVKMRQAGQMMIEKFAGKVIHPVVVVPGGFAKSMSEAERQELLEGSREQLEFARFCIDFAKQNIFYKLDADTVGLGQITSGFLGTVDPVDGSLNLFEGVLRLMKADGSYQDFTCEEYADFLGEHVEPWSYSKFPYAKAWNEGFSMDLAAPKGIYRVNTLARLNVCDQINTPLAQAELEEFRARFGRPAQSTMLYHWARLIELVYACERVLEILEDPGITDTNVRGVATPGAGRGVGCVEAPRGTLIHDYQTDANGLISRANIIVGTTHNVAPMNMSIRQVAENVIQKGVVTEEALNKVEMAVRAYDP; via the coding sequence ATGGAAGCCAAATGTATTAACGCCAACGCTGACGACGCCTTTGTCCATGGCGGCGGTACCGCCAAAAAGGTCATCAATATTCAGCCCATCACCCGCATCGAAGGGCACGCCCGCATCGCCATTCAGTTGGACGAAGACGGTAATGTGACCGACAGCCGCCTCAACGTCATGGCCCTGCGCGGGTTCGAAAAGTTCATCGAGGGCCGCCCCGCCGAAGAAGTACCCCGCATCGTCAACCGCATCTGCGGCATCTGTCCCTGGATGCACCACACCGCGTCCAACAAGGCGGTGGACGGCTGCTTCGGGGCTATTGTGCCGCCCGCAGGCAAAAAGCTGCGGGAGCTGATGCAGGTCATGGCCCAGATCAACGACAAGATCCTGCACTTCTTCTTCCTGGCTGCCCCGGATTTCATCTTGGGTCCCGGGGCCGACTACTCGGTGCGCAACGTCCTGGGCATCGTCCAGGCCAATCCGGAGCTGGCCCGCCAAGTAGTCAAGATGCGCCAGGCCGGCCAGATGATGATTGAAAAGTTCGCAGGCAAGGTCATCCATCCGGTGGTAGTGGTGCCGGGCGGCTTTGCCAAATCCATGAGCGAAGCCGAACGCCAGGAACTCCTGGAAGGGAGTCGGGAGCAGCTGGAATTTGCCCGCTTCTGCATAGACTTCGCCAAGCAGAACATCTTTTATAAGCTGGATGCGGATACCGTGGGCCTGGGGCAAATCACCAGCGGCTTTCTGGGTACCGTGGACCCCGTCGACGGCTCCTTGAACCTGTTCGAAGGGGTGCTGCGGCTCATGAAGGCCGATGGCTCCTACCAGGACTTTACCTGCGAAGAATATGCCGACTTTTTAGGCGAGCACGTAGAGCCCTGGTCCTACTCCAAGTTCCCTTATGCCAAGGCGTGGAACGAAGGCTTTTCCATGGACCTGGCCGCACCCAAGGGCATCTACCGGGTCAACACCCTGGCCCGCCTCAATGTCTGCGACCAGATCAACACGCCTTTGGCCCAGGCCGAACTGGAGGAATTCCGGGCTCGGTTCGGGCGGCCGGCCCAGTCCACCATGCTCTATCATTGGGCCCGCCTCATCGAACTGGTGTACGCCTGCGAGCGGGTACTGGAAATCCTGGAGGACCCCGGGATCACCGATACCAATGTGCGCGGCGTGGCCACGCCCGGGGCCGGCCGAGGCGTGGGGTGCGTGGAGGCTCCCCGGGGCACTCTCATTCATGACTACCAAACCGACGCCAATGGCCTCATCAGCCGGGCCAACATCATCGTGGGCACCACCCACAACGTGGCGCCCATGAACATGAGCATCCGCCAGGTGGCCGAAAATGTCATCCAGAAAGGCGTGGTCACTGAGGAAGCTTTGAATAAGGTAGAAATGGCGGTGCGAGCCTACGATCCATGA